In the Pelmatolapia mariae isolate MD_Pm_ZW linkage group LG10_11, Pm_UMD_F_2, whole genome shotgun sequence genome, AGTGAGAAAGATTCAGTTagtatgttaaatgttaaagttgcAGTCACTGAACTGACCATGAAAGAggctttcctttccttttctgtATTATGAACCATACTGTCCCTctaaaactcattttacattcaAGCCAcatttgtttgaatttttttccccGACTCACATTTTCATAAAAGACACACTGCACAACCTCCTTCCCATCTCTCAGGAGGAAGTTCTTTGCTCCGTAGCGACCAACTGTGACCGCAGAGTCTAGAGTAGCTGAGGGGGAAGTGAAGCCTGTCAGATTAATggtgtttttcttcaaaaaaaaaaaaaaaaaactagtgaGAGTACAGCTGGGACAACAAATCAGCTCACCGAATATCTCAAATAAATAAGGCACTTTGTCTTTAAACTGACTCCAGTGCCTCATGCCATCAATAACTGCAGTCAGGATCCTCAGTGAGTGCTCGGTGGCTGGTTTCACTGGAAATGCTGCCTGctcaacacacacaaatgttgCATGGTTCAGCAAAAGTGCATTAAACATTAATTGAAACTTGTGGCTACCTGTTGTAAAcatatcatttattttttgtatacaTTTCTACCTGAGTTGGAGTTGGTCGCAGAGTGTTTTGTGGATTTGAGCTCGTTTTAACCTCAAAAGGGGATCTCAGTGGCTCAAAGCTGTTTGTAAATTTCCAGGCGTTCTTCTGTGGCTCCGGAGCATTAGCAGACTGCCTCCTGGGTGGTGGAactggaggaggaagagctctAGACTGCTGGGAATACTGATGCGTGGAACTGGGTGTTCCATAAGATGACTTCCGACCCATCTGAGATAACCCTGTATGGGGCACTGGCTGGCTTTGTCCACTCTCGCTACTGCGAGGGCCTTGATATGTGCTCTGTCTGAAATTGATGACAGAGCTGGAATCCTGCTGTCCCAGTGCGTTGCTGGATTGTCCCATCACTGAGCTGAAATGAAAGCCCAGCATTCAACAAACAGTAGTCCCGTGACATgctttaaacttttaaaaagatAACATTTGAATTTCTTTGGTCTCTGTCAACTAGGCACTAATTTAAGTGCCTATAAAATCACAGCTTAAACAAGAACCTTGAAGTGCAATGATAATATCCATGGTTATGAAAACTTTTCCACATGTCATTATCACAGACCAATTCATCAAGTTAAATACCACGTGGGTATATTTTAGCAGTTAACATACATGAGCTATAAGAAAAGAGAGAAGCTACAGTGTAACCAATGATCAGTTAAAGACACCTTTTCTCTTTAGCTTTGTATGGATGAGGTATGGGTCCATAGGCTCTAGTTGAAGGGGCAGGTCCAGGGGCAGGTCTGTTGCTGCCATACTGCTGGGCTGGAGCAGCCTGTGAGTTGCTTTGTCTGTTCCACTGTTGGCTTTGAGGGACACCAGAAGGGGAACCTGAGGCCTGGTAACACccaaaggcacctaaagaaaaggtcaaTTCTCATAGGTAAACTATCACAACAAACAACAGCTTCTGTCTATAGATGTGAAGGGTTATATAAATGACTTTACAATGCTAACCAATGTTCTAAAAACATGTAAACTCAAGCATGCCTAAAAGCATGTTCAATTTTTCTGTGGATACACTGACATCTAGTGTCAGAAATAAAGCAGAAGCTTAGAGAATGAACAGTTCACCTGCTGGGTTGTGAGATATGGCTGAGCTGGTGTTTGGTGTGTACTCGCTGTGGGAAAAGAATTCATTCACAGAGGGAAGAACTGTCAAAGGAACCCTGTTTCGTTTCTTCTGGTTAAAGAGCGGCACAGAGAGGCAGCCTGGAGAAAACGGCAGAGGAAAGACAAGTGAACGAACCACAGCGCAATATGATGCTTAATGACACCACATACTCACTGACTGTTCATTATTTAACCTATTTAACTCTGCATGTACAGATAAACTCCACAGCTTGCCACACTTATCCATACACAAAGACTCTATAACACAACCTGGCTGGAGTCAAAGAAATGACTATGAGGTGGAAATGAATACACTGGTGAGCAGACTGtgaagttatttatttattttttaccaacCTGATGTAGGCCTGGTCGCCTGGTTTTCCTGTCTCTTCATTGTACTTGCTTAGATTGAAGTTTATTTAACTGGCAGGACTTTTTTTAGCAGGGAAAacaaaggtaaaagaaaaataccTTACGCttggttttctctgtgttgctgGAGGTTAACTAACTTGGAAAGTAGTAAGCTAAGCTAATTTATCTTGCTCTGGCTCACTAGCTAATAAGCTAGCTGTAATTTGTAGACATGTCATACAGTTACTGCCTGAAAGTTCAAAGTGTCGTGCTTTTACAGAACCAAACCGTTTTCTGTGAAGATTTTATATAAATGACCAGGTCTTTGTTGGCGAAAACTTGACAAAGTATTACAAAAAAACGAAGACAACAGAAGTGAAAATTCAGCACCTCTGAAAGCGCCAAAACTCTACGGTGACAGGTGATGCCTTCACGGTCTATAAGCAAGCTTGGACTTTGTAAACGCAGACTCGAAATAACGGAAATCACAGCTGGTCAAAAATAATTACCGTGACATCTATATTATTTGTGAGCTATTACCTtttgtttgtgatgttttttgATCATCTGCTTTTGGCTGTTCTCTTATACACAAGAGGTCACCACAGTGGATGGATCCACATATTTCATATCAGATATTTCATTTTACACCGAATGTCATTTCCGATGCAACCCTCCCAGGGGTTTGTATCCCTCCTTAAACCGGGAATATTTCTTGTGTTAAGCACTGTAGTCCTTTTTGGTAATATTGTATTCAAAACGATTATACATATATTAGCTGTGGTCAGAATTTTAGATGCAATCAGGAAAGgtcatgaatgtcatggtaatttgggggttttaatcatttctttgaactgttcttttttccaGCATCCcttttttaatgactttaaaaagttttaagttttaaggatttttttctAATACACACTGGGTCAAATGTGTACATACAGGctcaaatacaaaaatacacccACCCTGATATGGGTGAAACGTTTGATAACTGTCATCAACCATCTGTCATAATTCTGGCTGAATTTTTAACCATAATTCTTGGCAAAATTGGTAGAATttgttaaattaattaaatttaaagtcattaaagatgtatgtaGTGCAATAATTCCACTCTGgaaaaacagttcaaagaaatcattaaacgTGCAAAACTATTATCACATTCATGAGTGTATCTTCCGACCACAACTGCACGTGACATAATTTTAAAATTCCAGGTTAAAAATAATTCTAATAAAAGCAGGTGATATTTTAATAGTTATTTGGCCGGCACCTGATGCACATGTTATGTGTTATTATACCCataatgataaataataatataatgatAAATTAGAACATTTGCAGCAATGATTAATAAGCAAACTTTTTCTGTTATGTTTCACTTCAGAAGCTTCAAAAGTTCACATTTATGCACTATAATTGTTGTCAATCATTAACAATAAATAGGAATCAAAGTTTAATTTGAGCTAGATAAAAGTCAGTCTGACCTTTAAGCTGTCAGGCTGGCCTTTATTTAACCAACTTGTATTACCTCTATAGACATAAATTACATTACTGCACATTTGTAAGGAAACTATAACAGAAATATGATGACTGCAGGTGTTTTGTCCTTTAAACAAAGTGAAATTTTACATTCATGTTGTTAAGATCACAATAGTTGCAACATTATTATCCTCACAACAAAAGATGAATATGACTGAATCTAGGTGTGCAAAGCATGACTGCAGTGGAATATAAAGCAAGTCACGACTCTGTGAAGGGAAATAAACATGCAGATTATAACATGATTAGCATTTCACACAAGCAGAGACAGAAACAGCAGGatgtgtgtgtaattgtgtgATAACAGCAATCTGTTTACCCCTGTCTTCCAGTAGATGGGGGAGTGAGACAAAGAGCAAACTAACAGCCAGCGGGCTTCCTATGTTACTTTTTAGACCTACTTCCACACACAGCTGTCATTCATTTCTCTTAGTGTGCTGTTTACCACAGGAAAACATGGATTTCTCATCCTTACCCAAATCCAAAGAACTAGAATGTAcaaaaatttgcattataagCTTCGCCTCATTTGCTAAAGTCTctgccatggtgaaatgtggatgctATCAGTCCTGGTGGTGTTTTAGGAGAtgaaaatcaaatgaaaatgaGGCCATCTTGGGGTGAGTGCAGAAGAAAACACGTGGGCAAAGGTTTACAGCAGTGCCATCTCTGTTCTTGGTTTTGTGTACTGCCTGAGGCTCAATGTGCTGTGAGTTCGAAGGCCACCTTTTGATCTTGGCTTCTATGTTTTGACTTTTCTGGCTTTGTGAATCCATAGCAACAGCAGCACTGATGGTCTATTCAGAATGTATTCCATGTCCTCGTGATCCATTGAGAAACTCTTTGATCAACAGATAATTTGTGAAGCTGAGGCTTTATTccaggtgagaaaaaaaaatcctaatcaTTTCAGCAGCTCAGGGTTTTTTCTGGGATTCCATAGAGACAGTGACAGTGCTAATGTTTAAAAGCAATTGGAAATGCAATATTTACTGGGATTTTTTTCATACATGCCTGCTAGGATGATATGATACTGTTGCTGATGATTTCAGAATCCCACAGTTTATAATAAAGGGGCAAAAAGGGTAAAAAACCTCTGTCTAGTTCCCTTCTGTAAAATCCTGTTTCTACAAggttatggataaaaaaaaacacctaacaacaaattaaacaagaagaaagaaagaaagaaagaaagaaagaaagaaagaaagaaagaaagttattGCTTCTTTGCGGAAGAGCTTACAACTAACTTGGGTAATTGGTAGGTGCTAAGTAACATAATCAGGTATAACAAGAACTCTCTGTAGGCAGAgtctttctaaataaaaataggGATGATTTATTACCCTGCAAAAGTCCACTGGAACAAATAGTTAAACGATTTAAGAGTAAAATGGCAAACGAGATTTCATCAGTGGCAGGAGTGTCAAACATAAAGCCAAGGGGGACCAGATTTGGTCCAGCAAAGACTCCAATAGGTGTGCCATAAATTTTGAGcttttaaaactgtgtgtttcAAATATTTTACATCTTGTCCAACTGATAAAGAGCTCCCCCACACAGACCTGTCAGGcactgaaaacataaaaatactaaaaaaaaaaaaaaaatgggggggGCGAAGGCCCCAACGTGTAAAGAACATGAAATCCTTTATGTTATGTAGCAAGAATAACTTTAGCATTTTGCTTTCAGTACTACAGCAACTGGACTCTGCTGTTCCCAAATagaatgttaaaaaaagaggCAATTACAACATAACAAATCCCAGCTTCACTGTAGTCATGTTGATTGCATGCACATTGTTTCTTGACCTTCTCCATAGCatcccagctttttttttttttttttttttgaaacaaGGATCTTACACAGTCCAACCTAATCACTAAACAGCAGACTCATTAACTTATTGTCTAGTGCAACTGTGGGTCAATAACCCTGAGATTTTGTCTTGGACATTGTCTGCATTTCGTGTTTATCTGTTTTAGTGTGCCAAAGATAAATAGATACAAACAGGCTTTAAATAAGTTGCTAAtctaaataatatttttcataTGTTTATGGCCTCACTCCATATGTTTCATATATTTATGCACTCACTTCCAACCACTTCCTCATCTCTGTGCTGCTCAGAGAGCCAGTAACACATCTTGTGTAACGTAGCATCGGGTTTTCGCTCATCTTCTGGAAGTTTCAGCTACTATACTATATATTGTTCCTCAGATTCCCCTCACGGGTACACTCATCTGGAAGCTGTCTACGGATTTTCTACCTCCCAAACTGGCAACCTGCATGTTGTTGAGGGGGAGGCGCTAGTTCACAGTAGTTTCTGGAAAGGAACCTCATGCTTGCACCATGGAGAAAGTGAGTGTCCTGCTACTTATTTAATAATTATGACTTTCTAATTGGTATATGTAAGACGTATTTGTGTATTCCTTTGAGTTGCTTTAGGCTAAAATTTCTTTACAATAATTTGGAGGTCGGAGAGGTTAGTCAGCTCTTTACACTGACCGTTCACTGTTTGCTAGTTAGCTTGTTAGCTTAGCGTAATCTCGTTAGTAAGGTGTTGTAGTCATTTGGGCTTGCCGTTTTCACCCGTCACAGAACATTTTGACGGTACTAAACTGTAATGTTGCTTAACTTAATTTTTCTATAAGTTCAACTTAACTTGAATGTTTATTCGCGCAAGGTTGTGTCTCACTTGTGATAGCACACGACAAGGTTAGCTAACTGTTACGCTAACGTGCAGCAACTTAATTTGTCACACTTGCTTTTTACGTAATATTATCCCTGTAAGGTTTGCCTGCCGCTGTTGCCAATGGACAGTGTAGGCTCGGTGTTGTAAACCAGCCTTTTAGCCTTCTGCAAACATGGGCAAAATACAAGTTACCAAATCTCAGTCAAACGGCTATCTTTGGCTCACAACGTGACATTATCAGTATGTCAGgataagaaaaaacagagagCCTTGATTTtattaagaaacaaacaaacaaagccttTGTAACCCCTTTATAAAACGAAAGCAGACGACTGTGAGCTTAAATTGCAGCAGTCGGTCTGTAAGCACATGCTGCAGGAGTATTTTTGGATTAGCTTTAGTGGTGCCATCGGCAGTCTGCGCTCACACCGGAGGATCATTCTAGATGCACACACAGGCGAAGCTGTCATGGCTACAGCCGCATGTTGTCGTCAACTGCCGCGTCCTCTCGAACGTTCTGCATAACAGCTCAGATATGAATGGATTTTAAACGGCCCAGTCATTTTATGAGAGTATCCGTATTACTTAAAAACTACTATTGCGCTCAGAGTCGGTAACCTATCTGGCCAACATAAAAGCAATAAGTGTGGTGCACGTTAGAAGTCAAAAGAGGGCACTGCCTAGTTAGAAATGTGCTGATGTTGCGAGGAATTCGTTCATGAGTTTAATTTTTATTACCTTTTTGTATGTTCTGGATATTgccaaaataataattattacatTAAGGATTTGACACATTGTGAAAGTAAGACTTTATGCATTCCTCAAGTTTCTTGATCAGCATTCACCATGGTGCAACACATCTAcaggtttcattttcattttgggCCGACTTAGTAAAGATTATATGTGGATTCTCACAACTATATGCACATTGTTTACACCCTAATTACTAAAATGACTAGACTGTGATTACTTGATGCTTCACACGATGTATCCAAGTGAAGCGTTTGGTCAACAACTGGACCTTGGTGATATAACCAGCTATCCCTTGCTTAAAGCTCCATAATATTTACTGaatattcactttttttttttttttttttttgacaaaaccAAACCCTACAGCACTGCAGGGGATTGTGATGTAGCTATGTTGTTTCAGACTGGATTAGGTCTAATGACTGCTAGGGAGAAAGTTGTGCCACATAACACTTGAAAGTTTTCAAGTGTTATGTGGCTAGTTGTTAGTGGACTTTGAGTTTTATCAGACAGTTTTCAAGAGGAGCCAGCAGGGAGTGAGAAAACCTTTTTGGAGCAGCGTGGTGCTTCTTTCTTCTTGGCGTGTCATTGATTCTGTTAGATTCAGAGGAGGCGCAGCACGGTTACTTCACAAACTATAACAAGCAGCTTTAATTGACAAAGGGTGTACAGTATATTgacaaccttttttttcttttttctttttttatttagcatTGTCAGTATGCTTTGCTGTTGTATTCACTCTGACTTCCTGCAGAGAAAACTTTTAGCGTAATATACTTCTAGCTATCTAACCTCTGTtttagtttaaaagaaaaaaaaaatcattatctgtaactgaaaaaaaagtGGGGTCACTTTTGAGCTTGCTGTGAGGCAGGGCTCATTTTCAGGTCAATGtggtaacaaaataaaaacacattttctctctGCAAGACTTCTGCACCTGTTTGACACTAACAGCTGAATGATTTTCAATTCTTTTTTCACTTCTGCCAGTAGCAGCTGTGAAGGATTTATTCTTCAGTCAGGATTGTGTCTTTGTGTATTTAGAGCAGCAGAGCTGCAAAACAGAGGTTTTGTAaacatgtctgtctgtctgtgcttcaTAGGCTTCAGCATTGAAAGACCAGGGAAACAAGGCGCTGAGTGCTGGAAATGTCGATGAGGCCATACGTTGCTACACCGAAGCCTTGAGTCTTGACCCATCCAACCATGTCCTGTTCAGTAACCGCTCAGCTGCCTATGCCAAGAAAGGCAACTATGAGAATGCTCTCCAGGATGCCTGTCAGACTATCAAGATCAAGCCTGATTGGGGGAAGGTAAGATGTCCTTTTTTATGCCGTTGATTTGTTGACAGAATATATAGTTATTAAAATTGAGGAGATAGtctaaaatatttgaaatgtaaTCAACCAGGGCTACTCCCGTAAAGCTGCTGCATTGGAATTTCTTGGCCGATTTGAGGATGCTAGAGTAACTTACCAAGAGGGACTCAGACAGGAGCCAAGTAATCAGCAACTAAAGGATGGGCTGCAGAACATTGAGGCCAAGCTTGCAGGTAAAGACtggattgtgtttttgttttgagctACACAGAAACTACGCATAATTATGTCAAAAGTGTGTGAGTcactttttgtttctgtgtgggtAGAGGATTCTGTGATGGCTGCTGACAGCATCACTGAAGTGAAAATGCATTTTGTGAGCTTAGGTTTTCAAAATGAAGGAGACAGTCCACTTGAGTTTGGAGTGTTTTTAATCAGACTGTGGGTAAATACTACAAGttacagaaagagaaaagatttATGAATTTAATCCCATAACAGTTTGAatatttgtggaaaaaaatcttTGTGACCACCAATGAGCACAGACTTTTTCTTCACCAGAGAAAACGATGATGAATCCCTTTGCCATGCCCAACTTGTATCAGAAGCTGGAAAGTGATCCTCGGACTCGTGAGCTGCTGGCAGATCCCAGCTACAGAGCACTGCTAGAGCAGCTCAAGAGCAAACCGTCTGAGCTTGGAACGTATGtgcattttcaaaaacaatCTGCAGATTTAACTCAAGTTTTAAGTAATCTGGGTtacttttattatatttagaATTTGTCAAACGTTTTGGTAATAGTAATGAAAAGTGTATAATGTGAGCACAAAGTTATGAAGATTGTCTAAGATTTATTTCCAAAATGTGAATCGGCTCTTATTCCTCTTGTCATTATTAGGAAGCTGCAGGATCCCAGAGTGATGACTACTCTTTCTGTGCTTCTTGGACTAAACCTCTCTGAGatggaggaggatgaagagccaactcctcctcctcccacaAAACCCAAAGAgactcagccacctcctcccaAAGAGGAAGACCTCCCTGAAAACAAGAGAAAGG is a window encoding:
- the LOC134638026 gene encoding spermatogenesis-associated protein 22, which translates into the protein MKRQENQATRPTSGCLSVPLFNQKKRNRVPLTVLPSVNEFFSHSEYTPNTSSAISHNPAGAFGCYQASGSPSGVPQSQQWNRQSNSQAAPAQQYGSNRPAPGPAPSTRAYGPIPHPYKAKEKSSVMGQSSNALGQQDSSSVINFRQSTYQGPRSSESGQSQPVPHTGLSQMGRKSSYGTPSSTHQYSQQSRALPPPVPPPRRQSANAPEPQKNAWKFTNSFEPLRSPFEVKTSSNPQNTLRPTPTQAAFPVKPATEHSLRILTAVIDGMRHWSQFKDKVPYLFEIFATLDSAVTVGRYGAKNFLLRDGKEVVQCVFYENEQVLPRLIRGQVHRCVGNYDRSKDVLMCVSVRPALPSELRNAQEAVKACDAEMRALVKSLSEV